A section of the Triticum dicoccoides isolate Atlit2015 ecotype Zavitan chromosome 7A, WEW_v2.0, whole genome shotgun sequence genome encodes:
- the LOC119330725 gene encoding cell number regulator 13-like, producing MASPWDSPSTSLWGTLGQASNVAQLVGVDALGLVSMVVQAALAARRHRDACVRLAQHAELMRREATRRPLEQLRGALRRCYELVTAC from the coding sequence ATGGCGAGCCCATGGGACAGCCCTTCGACCAGCCTGTGGGGCACGCTGGGGCAGGCCTCCAACGTGGCGCAGCTGGTCGGCGTGGACGCGCTGGGGCTGGTCTCCATGGTCGTGCAGGCCGCCCTGGCGGCGCGCCGCCACCGGGACGCCTGCGTGCGCCTCGCGCAGCACGCGGAGCTGATGCGGCGGGAGGCCACCAGGCGGCCGCTGGAGCAGCTCCGCGGCGCGCTGCGGCGGTGCTACGAGCTCGTCACGGCGTGCTAG